ACTTGAACTGCTTACTGCAAGCCGGGCTGGACCCAGATTCCCATACGTACACCTCGTTCATCTTGGGGTATTGCCAGAGTGATGATTTTGTTCGGGCCTGCCGGGTGTTCCTGTTAATGCCACTGAGAGGCTGCGCAAGGAATGAGTTCTCATATACTGTTCTTGTTCATGGGCTCTGTGAAGCAGGGAAGGTGAAAGAAGGTTTATCACTGTTTTCATTGATGGATAATGATGAGTGCTCTGCGGATTTGCACATTTACACAGTGATGATTGGTGGACTCTGCAAGTTGGGAAGGGATGTTGATGCGAAAATGATGCTGAATGAGATTTCACAGAAGGGTCTGGTTCCGAATGTTGTTACTTATAACGTTCTGATTGACGGGTACTGCAAAATCGGGAAGATTAACGATGCGTTTGGTGTATTGGATTTGATGGAGTCCAATGGGTGTAAACCAAATGTTAGGACTTACACAGAATTAATTTGTGGGCTTTGCCGCAATAAGAAGGTGCACAAGGCCATGGCTTTATTAACTAAAATGCTTGAGGATGGGTTGCTGCCAAACCAAGTAACCTACACTTCGTTGATTCAAGGACAATGTATGGAGGGTGATACAAATAGTGCCTTTAGGTTGCTCAGTTTGATGGAGGAGAAAGGCATGGTTCCCAACGAGTGGACATACTCAGTTTTGATTGGTGGCCTTTGCAAAGGTGGAAAAACTGAAGAAGCTATATCATTCTTTAGATCCCTATCCCAAAATGGCATGAAGGTCAATGAGGTAGTCTACACGACATTAATTGATGGATTATGTAAGGCTGAAAAGATTGACATTGCTCATTCATTGCTGGAGGAGATGATCTCGGAGGAATACATACCAGACTCTTACACCTATGGTGCTATAATAAATGGTTTGTGCAAGGATAAGAAGTTGCAGGAGGCTAGGTCCTTGTTCGATTCTATGTTAGAGAAAGGAATCCAACCAACAGTTGTCACATATACCATTCTCATTGATGAATTGATCACAGTTAGTGGGTCTGCAGAAGGAGCAATGGCTTTGGAGCAAATGATTTCTTCAGGTTGCAAGCCTGATGTATTTACTTATACCGTCCTTGTGAAGTCATATTGTAAGGAAGGAAGGTTAGAAGAAGCTGAAAGTTTGATGGTTCAAATGCAGAGAAATGGGATTGCCCCTAACACAGTCACTTATACCACATATATTGATGGATTGGTCAACATGGGTTTGTTTGATCAAGCTTTTTCTACTTTCATGACTATGGCTGAAGCTGCATGCGAGCCCATTGATGAAACTTATAGCATATTGCTCAAACTTCACTTAAAAAAGAAACAGGTTGATGGTTACTTTATAGATGCTAATCGCATGTGGGAGAAAGTGAGTTTGGATGTTGTCCTAGAACTCTTTGAAGAGTTGGCTAAACAGGGTTTTACCCCTACAGTGAAATCTTACAGTTGCTTTGTGAAAAGTTTTTGCAAATTGGATCGGTTGGAAGAAGCCAAATGTTTGCTCTTTCACATGCAAGAAGCCTGCAAAGTCCCCAGTGAGGATATCTATACATCCCTGATTAGTTGTTGCTGTAGACTAAATAAGTATTTAGAAGCTTTGGCATTTATTGATTCCATGATTTCATGTGGATTTATGCCGTGTCTGGCATCTTACCAAGTTCTGCTTTCTGGTCTTTGTGATGAAGGAAGCCTTGATGAAGCTAAATCAGTCTTCACTAGCTTGCTTTCTAGAGGCTATAATTGTGATGAAATTGCATGGAAAATTCTCATTGATGCATTGCTTCAGAAAGGCCATGTCGATATGTGCTCAAACTTTTTGACTATAATGGAGGAAAACCATTGTGCTCCTAGTCCTGAGACATACGATAATTTGACTAAGGAACTTTCTTGTATAGTTAATGACGATTGATGTATTATTGAGGCCCCTAATGATCAATTCTGACTGGTGGATGGCTTTAAAGCAAATCTTACTATCTTCAACAATTGGATTAGCTCAGATGCACGATGCACATTGCCATTCACTCCATAATAGAAGTTGTGCCCTGAATTCTGAAATGTGCATATCTGCTCTCTGAACCCATAAGCTCCAAGGTTTGGCCCTCCTATTCGtgttttttacaagaatcaaattgCTTCTTATTCACTTTATTCTTTTGTTATTCttgtttctaattttttattcatatgatttgggttttttttctttgacttgcaatttttccttttttttgcaaGTTTGGGCTATAAAGTTGACTTCCTACTCCTTTTTCTTCGGTTATCCATAATACTGAAGATATGGATCATCATCATGCTGGGATTAAAGAGAAATCAGCCACATCTGGGCTCAAGGAAAAAAGTGGAAGGAAAAATCGGcttacatgaagcaagcaaacACGGATTAGGAAGTATGTCAGTAGTTGAGGAAGTATTTTGGAAATTGTCACCATGTAGCTCGAATGCAATTGTCACCCCAGTCAGGCCCAGACACTGACTCTCCAGACCATATGGGACTGTTGATAATTTACTTGGCTAGAGAAAGATCACCCAGTTTAATCTGTGTAATGTACATGGACTTGATGCCTGATGCACACGTTGCGTTCTTCAAAAAGCAGGTGCCTGTAGTAGCATATGTTGTGAGATATATGTTGCAGAAGAATATTGCAAGCAAGCTGTGACATAATATTTGAGTGAGAAAGACGACCTGAGATTTAAAATTTGTGTGGCCATGCAGGGTCTGCATCAAGAATAGCACTTCTTGCTCTTTGATTCATGTGCAAGTTGCTAGGTCGAGCTCCAGCTCCTGAGATGTCTATAGAGGATGATTACAAGGTGTTGGTAGATGATGGAAGTCTTGATTAGTTGGAGTTTAGGATGCCACACAAGCCTACGGAGATGAAGATCATGAAGTCACAGTAGGGAAAGGTTCTTTTGACTGTAGCCGAGTCTCCAATAGATATTGATGAAATGGACCATCAAGTCAACATTATTGCTTTGGTTACATTACAAAGTGCTTCTCATCCCTGAGGACCATGGTCTATATTGCTGCTGTACCAGACAATGTGAAATCATCAACTCAATTGAGTTTTTCATTCTTTTCTGTAAGAAATATTCATTCTAATTGAACATCCTAAATAAGATATATGAGTCATCAGGCTCCTGTTCCATGCCACATTGTTCCACTTCTattgttttgatgattttgtgaagCCTTCAAGTTCTGCCTTTTAAGTTACAAAAATGTATTGCTTCTGTGTGCCTTGCACTCTTATTTTAGTTTGCACCTTGGCAGATAATTACAACCGAAAGCTGGAGTGTGTTTCCGTTTATCCTATGATGCTCCTGTGAGGTTCAATCTGAACCAAAATTTGTGCATTAATTTCATTATGATGATATTTTTTGGTAATAAAACATGATCTTTTGATTGAATATGCAGCTAACGAGGCATTGGAACAAGGACTGAAGAATTAAGTGTCCATCACTAGAACTGGGCATGAGGTAACCCTGATCATGGCTTGCTCCTTATACACCTCCTCACATGTTACCAAGATTCAATTGTTAAGTAGCCCTTATTTTACTCGTAAAAGTGGCTGCAGTCAGATAGACTAATATATTAATGATAAGCTGGTAATACCTTTTGCTGTTTTGCATTTCTTTGAAGCAGGTGCTTACTGGACTAATACTGAGAGATATGACACATCAAACCTTTGCTAAACTTTGGACATAATGATTTGATCATAAGTCCATCTTGAGAACAGAACTCAATCGAAGATCCTCTGCGATGGGAATAAACATTTTGGTCCTTTTTCAAGAGGAATGCAGCATGTTTCAAAGGTACAATGAACACTGGTCAAACCGATTGCTTCAGAACGCACTGCTTCATTTATTGTTTTATAAGCCTTGTTGCTTATCAAGAATGTGCCATCCAGACCGATAGAAGTTGGAAGGTGAATGTGGCTGTGCCTGCAACAATAATTCCTGTGTCATCTTCTCTTGGGTGTCAGACTAACCTGGTCCGGGAGCAGGACCCGAAAGTTATAGTTGACACTTCTTTTCCTCATTTTAACATCAGAACTAGACACTTCTTTTAAAAGAAATGATGTCTATATGTGAAGCATGTTTCGGAGGAACGTATCTTATATGTAAAGCTTGACATCCCCACCTTCCTGAAGATGATCTGGCCACATCAAGGTACCATTgcttcatcatcttttttttttgttttcttgttctttacaCTGCTCCTGTAACAGCTGCCATCTCTTGCAGAAG
This Musa acuminata AAA Group cultivar baxijiao chromosome BXJ1-2, Cavendish_Baxijiao_AAA, whole genome shotgun sequence DNA region includes the following protein-coding sequences:
- the LOC135586487 gene encoding pentatricopeptide repeat-containing protein At5g65560-like — protein: MRRSTAVIRPRLAAAAYSPTRCSSSSSNSASISPRETPTVDSSDPLSELSSVLTRSNWLDDPRLPRLAPSLTPHHVAALLRSRPLEPRVALGFFDWISLRPGFRHTVDTYSSLLQTLARANLPPRRAEKIVISMIKSCSSAVEIHSALQSFKSLNQIGFFPSLRCHNFMMMKFARFQMIAEMKDLYEQMQKDGIFPNLHTYNTIINAHCKEGNIIEAKVYLNCLLQAGLDPDSHTYTSFILGYCQSDDFVRACRVFLLMPLRGCARNEFSYTVLVHGLCEAGKVKEGLSLFSLMDNDECSADLHIYTVMIGGLCKLGRDVDAKMMLNEISQKGLVPNVVTYNVLIDGYCKIGKINDAFGVLDLMESNGCKPNVRTYTELICGLCRNKKVHKAMALLTKMLEDGLLPNQVTYTSLIQGQCMEGDTNSAFRLLSLMEEKGMVPNEWTYSVLIGGLCKGGKTEEAISFFRSLSQNGMKVNEVVYTTLIDGLCKAEKIDIAHSLLEEMISEEYIPDSYTYGAIINGLCKDKKLQEARSLFDSMLEKGIQPTVVTYTILIDELITVSGSAEGAMALEQMISSGCKPDVFTYTVLVKSYCKEGRLEEAESLMVQMQRNGIAPNTVTYTTYIDGLVNMGLFDQAFSTFMTMAEAACEPIDETYSILLKLHLKKKQVDGYFIDANRMWEKVSLDVVLELFEELAKQGFTPTVKSYSCFVKSFCKLDRLEEAKCLLFHMQEACKVPSEDIYTSLISCCCRLNKYLEALAFIDSMISCGFMPCLASYQVLLSGLCDEGSLDEAKSVFTSLLSRGYNCDEIAWKILIDALLQKGHVDMCSNFLTIMEENHCAPSPETYDNLTKELSCIVNDD